The following proteins come from a genomic window of Larimichthys crocea isolate SSNF chromosome III, L_crocea_2.0, whole genome shotgun sequence:
- the myoz1a gene encoding myozenin-1a: MPLGTPAPLNKRKKLSKIITDLSHIAQDEYEEEPEASEFDLGTKIRTPKDIMLEELSLQKNRGSKMFKMRQQRVEKFIYENNPDIFSSESMDNLQKFVPGLGGQVGSHMINVGGHFLSKDVGQLRYGGMQVGGGAPVPPPKPGSKGAGGAGGAGGAGGAGGAGGLGGGEQGTGGTGEASEWSPLKGGGKGDKKRMYVKTYMSPWEKAMKGDENLLATLKTSMPGPLEKKDFPKWKCFNRSAMPYGGFEKANQFLKFQLPDPEATKEEPEPTVYQHDVGCRPSFNRTPIGWVCSSEPSSIHMESDVVPFDGETDEL, encoded by the exons ATGCCTCTGGGAACACCTGCCCCACTAAACAAGCGGAAAAAGCTCTCCAAGATCATAACTGACTTATCACATATCGCTCAGGATG AGTATGAGGAGGAGCCAGAGGCATCAGAGTTCGACCTGGGAACAAAGATCAGGACTCCCAAAGACATCATGCTCGAGGAGCTTTCCCTGCAAAAGAACCGAGGCTCCAAGATGTTCAAGATGAGGCAGCAGAGAGTGGAGAAGTTCATCTATGAGAACAACCCAGACATCTTCAGCAGTGAGTCTATG GACAATCTCCAGAAGTTTGTTCCCGGTCTCGGTGGTCAGGTGGGAAGTCACATGATAAACGTTGGTGGGCATTTTCTTAGCAAGGACGTTGGACAGCTGCGTTATGGAGGGATGCAAGTTGGAGGAGGGGCCCCTGTACCTCCCCCAAAGCCCGGAAGCAAAGgggcaggaggagctggaggagctgggggagctggaggagcaggaggagcggGAGGACTGGGTGGTGGCGAACAAGGGACAGGTGGAACAGGAGAAGCTAGTGAGTGGTCTCCACTGAAAG GAGGTGGAAAGGGTGATAAGAAGCGCATGTATGTGAAGACGTACATGTCGCCATGGGAGAAGGCCATGAAAGGTGATGAAAATCTGTTAGCCACTCTGAAAACTTCAATGCCCGGTCCCCTTGAGAAAAAGGATTTCCCCAAATGGAAATGTTTCAACAG GTCTGCTATGCCATACGGCGGCTTCGAGAAGGCCAACCAGTTCCTGAAATTCCAGCTGCCAGATCCTGAGGCCACAAAAGAGGAGCCTGAACCCACAGTGTATCAACATGACGTCGGCTGCCGGCCTTCCTTCAACCGCACTCCTATTGGCTGGGTGTGCAGCAGTGAGCCAAGCAGCATTCATATGGAGTCGGATGTTGTGCCCTTTGATGGAGAGACCGACGAGCTGTGA